The stretch of DNA TCCTGCTCGTTATGCACCTCCACCATGCAGGCCAGACCGAGTTTGCTCCCCAGCTCGATAAATCCCCCCAGCTTTTCCTCGCTTAAAATAGCCGTTATCAGCAGAATGGCGTCGGCGCTGAAGGCGGCGGACTCGTAAATCTGGTATTCATCCAGGATAAAGTCCTTCCTCAGGAGAGGCAGGGATACCGCTTTCCTGATGGCGGTCAGGTATTTCAGGCTGCCCTGGAAATATTTGGCTTCCGTCAGCACGGAGATGGCCGCGGCACCGTTTTGGGCGTAGGTCTGCGCCAGCGCCACCGGCTGAAAGTCCGGGCAAAGCAGTCCCTTGGAAGGGGACGCTTTCTTGACCTCGGCGATGAGCTTGACGGTCTTTCCTTTCAGCGCTCCGGCGAAGTCCAGCCGATTATATCCCCCGGCGCGCTCTTTTAGAGCCGCAAGCGGCACGATGCGACTGGAGTTTTCTATCTCCCGTTTCTTTTCCGCTACTATTTTATCCAGGATGCTGTTCATCGCGCCGTCCTATGCCCTGGCTGAGTACTACCAGTCTTTCCAGTATGTCCTTGGCCAGGCCGGTGTCTATCGTTTCCCCGGCGATACGCGCCGCCTCTTTCATATCCGCCGTCACGTTGCCGGCGATAAGCGCCGCCGCGGCATTGATGACCACCGCGCTGCGCAGGTCGCTCTTTTCGCCGTCGAGGATTTTCTCCAGTTTTTCCGCGTTTTCCTGCGGCGTGCCGCCCTTGATGTCCGCGTTTTTTACCGACTTTATCCCGAAGTTTTCCGGCGCTATTTCCCGTACCGCCGGGGACTTATCCGCCGTTACCTCCCAGACTATTGTCTTGCCGCCGAGCGATACCTCGTCCAGCCCGTCTTTGCCGTAAACCACCAGCGCGTGTTTAACGCCGAGGCGGTGCAGCACGGCGGCTATTTTGTGGCCGACCTCCTCGCTGGCGACGCCGAGCAGTAAATGCTCTACCCCGGCCGGATTGGTCAGCGGGCCGAGGATATTAAAGACCGTCCGGATGCCCATTTCCCGGCGTACCGGGGCGGCGTGTTTCATGGCCGGGTGAAAGACCTGGGCGAACATGAAGCCCATGCCTACTTTGTTCAGGCATTCCTCCACGCCGTCCGCGTTCAAATCAATCTTTACCCCCAGCGCCTCCAGGATATCGGCGCTGCCGCAGTGGCTGGACATGGCCCGGTTGCCGTGCTTGGCCACTTTCAGCCCCGCCCCGGCCGCCACGAAGGCCGCCGCCGTGGAGATATTGAAGCTGCCGGAGCCGTCTCCCCCCGTCCCCACGATGTCTAGCGCCGGGCCGTTGGTTTTAACGGGGGTGGCGCGGGAGCGCATTACGCTGGCCAGACCGGCAATCTCATCCGGGGTCTCGCCCTTGATGCGCAGGGCGGTGAGGAAAGCCGCTATCTGGACGGGCGTGGCCTCCCCGCTCATGATTTCCCCCATGACGAAGTAGGCTTCTTCATAGGTAAGGTCTTTATTTTCCACCAGCGCGGCGATAGCTTCTTTAATCATGGCTAAAAATCCCCAACATCATTTGTTTTTCACCTTTCCCCCTAGCCCCCTCTCCGCTTGGAGAGAGGGGGGATAAATGGGGTGAGGTCGATTATCCTTTTTTCATCTTTTAGCTGTGTTTTTGTGCCGATTCCTTACCTCATCCGGCATCCCGATGAACGAAGTGAATCGGGAAGATTTGATATTAATTATTCCTTGCCACTTGCCATTTGTTACTTGTTACTTACTCCCTCCCCATCTTCAAAAAGTTCCTCAGTAAGTCTTTGCCTGCCTTGGTCATGATGGACTCCGGGTGGAACTGTACCCCCTCCACCGGGAACTTTTTATGGCGCAGGCCCATGATAATGCGGTTGTCCGTGCGGGCGGTTACCTCCAGGCAGTCCGGCAGCCCCTTGTCCAGCACCGCCAGCGAATGGTAGCGCACCGCCGGGAAGGGGCTTTTTATCCCTTTGAAAACGCCTTTG from Dehalococcoidales bacterium encodes:
- the trpC gene encoding indole-3-glycerol phosphate synthase TrpC, producing MNSILDKIVAEKKREIENSSRIVPLAALKERAGGYNRLDFAGALKGKTVKLIAEVKKASPSKGLLCPDFQPVALAQTYAQNGAAAISVLTEAKYFQGSLKYLTAIRKAVSLPLLRKDFILDEYQIYESAAFSADAILLITAILSEEKLGGFIELGSKLGLACMVEVHNEQELMNALLAGAEIIGINNRDLNTFKVDTSVTRRLRLLVPEGVIVVSESGIGSREDMKKMRECKVNAVLVGEALVTAPDIPARIKELMS
- the trpD gene encoding anthranilate phosphoribosyltransferase; the protein is MIKEAIAALVENKDLTYEEAYFVMGEIMSGEATPVQIAAFLTALRIKGETPDEIAGLASVMRSRATPVKTNGPALDIVGTGGDGSGSFNISTAAAFVAAGAGLKVAKHGNRAMSSHCGSADILEALGVKIDLNADGVEECLNKVGMGFMFAQVFHPAMKHAAPVRREMGIRTVFNILGPLTNPAGVEHLLLGVASEEVGHKIAAVLHRLGVKHALVVYGKDGLDEVSLGGKTIVWEVTADKSPAVREIAPENFGIKSVKNADIKGGTPQENAEKLEKILDGEKSDLRSAVVINAAAALIAGNVTADMKEAARIAGETIDTGLAKDILERLVVLSQGIGRRDEQHPG